DNA sequence from the Streptomyces canus genome:
GGACCCGGCCGAGATCACCCGCTCGATCCACGTACCGGTCTCCTACGACCGCCCGGGCGCCACCCGTGACGCGATCACCGAAGCGATCGACGCGGGCTTCACCCACCTGGTCCTCGGCCTGCCGTCGCCCTACCCCGCGCGCGTCGCCCGGTGGGTCACCGAAGAACTCATCAACCCATCGACCTGACCCGTCACTTCCAGCCGTACGCATACGCCGCGACCCACGTGATGTCGAGCTGTGCGCTGCTTCCCGGTGCCGCCCCCGGGCCCTCCAGAGCGCTTTCGTTCTGGAGCACCCAGGACAGGGGCCGGTCCGGCACGTCACGGGTGTCATGACCCGTCTGCCGGCCGTCGACGAAGAACCGGACGTGGCCCGGAGTCCACTCGGTGGACACGGTGTGCCACCGCGTCCAGTCGTCGCTTCCCGGGAAGTAGCCCTGCTCACCGCCACCGCAGGGATGGTGGAAGGAGCTGAGGGAGCCGGTCCACTCGCCTTCGGGGTGGTCCATTTCGCAGCCTCCGCCGTAGTGCAGCCACGCGGACTTGTAGCCGGGCGCGAGTTTCGTGACCTTGATGCGCGCGCTGTACTTGCCGTACTTCATCTGCATCACCGCGCGCGGCACCAGCGCCGCTGCATGCACAGGTCCGCCGTCGGCGGGTCGCCACATCCGGACGGACATCCTTCCGTCGCCGTTCGCCGCGGGACCGACGCTCACGGTGTCCTCCGGGTGGTAGACCCCCACCACATCCCGTCCCCGGCCGGCGGCCGTGTCGGGCCAACCGGTCGGATACGCCCACCAGTTGTCGCGGTACGTCCCCTTCAGGCCTGCGCAGTAGGCCGCGGAGGTGTCGACGTCGTGCTCGCAGTCGCTGAAGGAGCCCAGTGGCACCCGGTCGCCGTTGAAGTCCTCGGCGAGGACCTGCCAGAAGGGCCCGCAGTCCCCGCGGGGCAGGTGCGCGGCGGTGGTGCCGCAGGCGTCGGCCGGAGCGGGTGCCCCATCGGCCCGGGGAAGGCCCAGCAGGCCGCCTCCCACGAGCAGGAGGCTCGAGACCATCACCAGGATGCGCTTGTGGTGGTGCGGCGCTGCGTGTGAACCCATCCCGAGGCTCCTTCAGGCGGCCGACGTCGTCCGCCCTCGCCCCGCGGGGTACCGAAGAGGCCATGGACCGCGGTGGGCGGACCGCACTGACGCGAAGGAACATCCTCGCCCGCCGGACTCCACGGCGCCATCCCCCGGACAGGCCGCGAACCGGACGGCCGCTCCGGCGCCTGACTCAGAACTCGCTGTCGATGCCGGTCACGACCGCCGGGCCCAACGGCGAGTCCTCCTCGGCCAGGCCGCTGTCACGCAGGGCCCGGGAAACCAGCCGTACCGCTTCGGCCTCGGCATGCGACCGGTCGGCGGCCTCGACCTCGACCCGGGCGGCGAACATGCCGTCCTCCTCCACGGTCAGCACATTCAGCTCCTCGCTCTCCCCGAGATCCGTGTTCCTGGGGTCCTGAGGCCGGAGCCTTCGCCCGATGTCGGAGCAGACGCTGTCGGGGACTCCTCGCAGGAACGTGCCGGGGACGGTGATGACGTAGGTGGTCACGGCGACTCCTTTCTGCCGTCCTACCCGGTTCCCCGTGAGGCCGATCGGAACCGAAGGCCCGGGGAAGGGCCGCAGATGTGGAGAAGGTGTGTCGCGGAAGGTCGCTTTCCGGAACTGCCCCTGCATGGTGACGCCGGTCGGGGGTACACGCGGCCAGGACGACTGCAATCTCGGGATGGGCGGACGATGACGTCGGTGAAGGCTGACACAGGCAGGGCACTGCCACAGGCGGAGGACCCCGCGCGGTGCAGCGATCGGCTCTGTTGCCTTCTCCGCGACGTGTGAAGATCGGATCGTCGCTCTGACTACGCTCCCATCGTTGTACTGGACAACGTCTGGAGGCACACGACACGTATGGGAGGTCGGGACCGCAGTGATCTCGGGGACTGGGGCTGCCGAGTTGGTATCGGCGACGGCAGCCGGTGCCGAGACGGCGTGGGAGCACTGGGAGCCTTCGGTTCTCCTCGTGGAGGACGATCCCGGCGACGCGCTGCTCGTGGAGGAACTGGTCGCCGACGGTGCCGTGAAGATGCGGCTGCGCTGGGTGCGGTCGATGACCGAGGCAGCCGAGGTGCTCGCCACCGAGACGCCCGACTGTGTCCTGCTCGACCTGCACCTGCCGGACGCTCATGGACTTGAACTGGTCTCCTTGGTCCAGGGACTGGCCGAGCAGGTCGCCATCGTGGTCCTCACCGGGCTCGCCGAGGAGCAGACCGGCCTCGCCGCGGTCGCGGCCGGCGCACAGGACTACCTGGTCAAGGGCCGGGTGGAGCCCGAGCTGTTCGGGCGGGCGGTGCGCTACGCGATCCAGCGCAAGCAGACCGAGCAGGCGGCGGTGGCCCTGCAGGCCGGCGCGCTCCAGGCACAGGAGAACGCCCGCCTGGAACGGGGACTGCTGCCCCGCCCCCTCCTGCGCGCCGAGGGCGTCCAGGTCGTGGCCCGCTATCGGCCCGGACGCGCGCAGACACTGCTGGGCGGTGACTTCTACGACATCGTCCAGAGCGCCGACGGCACCCTCCACGCCCTCATCGGGGACGTCTCCGGGCACGGCCCGGACGAAGCGGCCCTGGGAGTCGCCCTGCGGATCGCCTGGCGCACCCTCGTCCTCAGCGGCATCACCGGCGCGCAGCAGATGGCCCGGCTCGAGGAGCTGCTGATGGCCGAACGGGCGCGGGACGAGGTCTTCGCGACCCTCGTCACGCTGGCCGCCGTCCCGGGAGAGCAGCAGGCCCACGTCGTACGAGCCGGTCATCACGGCCTGCTCCAGCGCACCGGAACGGATGTGGAGTGGGTGGAGGTGCCCGGCGGACCGGCCCTGGGCATGGTCCCCGGCGGCGCGAGATGGCCGACCGCACAACTGCCGGTTCCGGCGGGAGCGTCGGTGGTGCTCTTCACCGACGGCCTCTTCGAGGGGCATGTGAGCCGTGGCCCGGAACGCCTCGGCGAGGAGGGGCTGCTGGCCCTCGCCCGAGAGGGCGCCGCGCTGGACGCCGAGGCGTTCGTGGACCGGCTGATCGAGAAGGCCGAGAGCCTCGCCGAGGCGCGGGGCGGCCTCGCCGACGATGTGGCCGTCGTCCATCTGAACTGGAACTGAGTGAGCGGGAGCGTGGTGTCGGAGCACATGGCGAGGCGAGGAATGGGCGCGGCGTGGATCGGACGCCGGCTCACGGTGCAGGGCTGGTTCTTCCTGGTTCTGGCCGTCATGACGCTGCTGGTGGTGGTCGGCAGCGTGGTCGGCGCCACCCTGCTCGGCCGGACGGCAGAGGTCGGCGACCAGCTGCTGCGCCGCATCCAGCCCGCCCAGACCGAGGCGTACCGGCTGCAGGCGGCGCAGGTCAACCAGGAGACGGGCATCCGCGGCTACGCGATCGCCGCCGACCGGCAGTTCCTCGACCCGTACACCCAGGGCAAACAGGACGAGGCGGCCTCGGCCGCCCGGCTGCACGAGTTCATCGGCGACCGGCCCGGACTGGTGGCGGACCTCAAGGCGATCGAAAGCCAGGCGGCCGACTGGCGCCGCACCTACGCCGAACCCCTCGCGGTCTCGGTCACCCCCGGCCGGCCGAAGCCGCTGGACCAGCTGAAGGCCGATCAGGGCAAGAAGGAGTTCGACCGGCTGCGCACCTTGTGGAACAAGCAGAACACCGACCTGGCGAAGGCGGTGGAGGACGGCCGCTCCCACCTCGCCCATGAGCGGAAGGTGCGTGACTCGGTCCTGGCCGGCATGGTCGCGGCCTTCCTGTTCTCCGGTGTCGCCTGCGCCGTCCTGGTCCGGGTCCTGGTGACCCGTCCCCTGGAGGCGCTGGGCACGGCGTCGAGGCGGGTGGCGGGTGGCGACTTCGCGTACGTCATCACCGGCGGCGGCCCGGCCGATCTGATCGCGGTGGCCAACGCGGTCGAGGGCATGCGCTGGCATGTCGTGGCCGAACTCGAGGCCTCCCGTGAGCAGGAGCAGGAGCTGAGCAGGCAGGCCGCCGACCTGGACGCCCAGGCCGAGGAACTGCGCCGCTCCAACGCCGAACTGGAGCAGTTCGCCTACGTCGCCTCCCACGATCTGCAGGAGCCGCTGCGCAAGGTCGCCTCCTTCTGCCAGCTGCTGGAGAAGCGTTACGGCGACACGCTCGACGATCGCGGCCGGCAGTACGTGGACTTCGCGGTCGACGGGGCCCGGCGCATGCAGGTCCTCATCAACGACCTGCTCACCTTCTCCCGGGTCGGACGCGTCAACGACGCCCGGGTGCCGGTCGGGCTCGACCAGGCCCTGGACAAGGCGCTGGCCAACCTCGGGACGGCCGTCGAGGAGTCCGGCGCCCGCGTCGACCGCCCGGAACAGCTGCCCGAGGTCGTCGGGGACCCCACCCTGCTGGCCATGCTCTGGCAGAACCTGGTCGGCAACGCCCTCAAGTTCCGCGACCCCGACCGCCCTCCGCACGTGTCCATCACCTGCGGAACCGATCCTGACGACCCCGGCAGCCTGCTGATTGCCGTCACGGACAACGGCATCGGCATTCCGGAGCCGTTCAGGGAGAAGGTCTTCATCATCTTTCAGCGGCTGCACGGACGGGACGCCTACGGTGGCACCGGAATCGGTCTGGCACTGTGCAAGAAGATCGTGGAACAACATGGAGGCAGGATCTGGATCGACACCGTCCACACGGACGGCACCCGCTTCTGCTTCACTCTCCCGTCCATCACCGAAAGCCCGGAGGCATCCGGTATCGGCACCGAGGAAAAGGCCCTGACATGACCAGCCCCGCCGCCAACCCCATCGACGTGCTCCTCGTCGAGGACGACCCCGGGGACGAGTTGATGACGCGTGAGGCCTTCGAGGACAACAAGATCGGCAACACGCTCCATGTGGTCCGGGACGGCGAGGAAGCACTGGACTTCCTCTACCGACGCGGCGACCACACGGACGCACCGCAGCCCGACCTGATCCTCCTCGACCTCAACCTCCCCAAGTACGACGGCCGTCAGGTCCTGGAGGAGATCAAGTCCGACCCGGAGCTGTCCCACATCCCCGTCGTCGTCCTCACCACCTCCTCGGCCGAGGAGGACATCCTGCGCAGCTACAAGCTCCACGCGAACGCCTATGTCACCAAGCCGGTGGACCTGGACCAGTTCATCGCGGCGGTCCGCCAGATCGACGACTTCTTCGTCCAGGTCGTCCGACTGCCACGCCACTTCTGAGTCCACGGCCGGGGTCTCATCCGCGTTCGCGGAGGTGATGGCCCACAACCTCCTCGCCGTCGCCGCCCGGGGCCCGGCACTCGTCCACGCCCACAACTCCCCTCTCCAGCGGGAGAAGAGCTCGATGCGGACGTGGGAGGGGCGGGTGGGGTGGTGGAGCGCCGGTGCGCTGGTGAGCGCCCGGCTCGGCGCGGAGTACGCCTTCGCGGCCACGGCTCTCGGCACGATCCGGCACCGGGGAGTGGACACACCGCCCGCGCCCCGTGAGTCCCCCTGGTTCGGCTACGCCCCGCTCGATCCGGTCCACTTGGCCGCCGGTGACGGCCTGGTGTTCGTCAAGGACGTTCTGCGGAGCCAGCTGGTCCCACCTTCGACCGGCTGCTCGAACTGACGTCTTACCGAGCATCATTCGTTCGAACCTACGAAGTTCCGCGCAGTGGGTTACTGATCGCGCCTCGCACTGGTAGGAAACATTCCTAACAATCAGGTCTGGACCAACTCTCCACCCCCCACCTCCACTTGGAGCCTCCGTGGAACCTGACACAGTGCCCCCGGCCGCCCACACCTCGCGCCGCACCCTCCTCGCTCTGATGGGAGCGGCGACCTGCGGCGCCCTGTTCGGCCCCTCGCGCGCCGCGGCAGCACCCGCGGCCGCGGCGGGCCTCGACGACCCCGCGAAGAAGGAGATCGCCATGAAGCTGGTGTCGAGCGCGGAGAACTCCTCGCTCGACTGGAAGGCGCAGTACAAGTACATAGAGGACATAGGTGACGGCCGCGGCTACACCGCCGGCATCATCGGCTTCTGCTCCGGCACCGGAGACATGCTCGACCTCGTCGAGCTGTACACCGACCGCAAACCCGGCAACGTCCTCGCCAGGTATCTGCCGGCACTGCGCCGCGTCGACGGCAGCGACTCGCACGACGGCCTGGACCCGAACTTCCCCGGCGACTGGCGCAAGGCCGCCCGGGACGCGGCGTTCCAGCAGGCGCAGAACGACGAACGCGACCGCGTCTACTTCAACCCCGCCGTCAGGCAGGGCAAGGCGGACGGCCTGCGCGTGCTCGGTCAGTTCGCCTACTACGACGCCATCGTCATGCACGGGGACGGCGGCGACGCGACCAGCTTCAGCAGCATCCGCCGCCGGGCCCTGCGCCAGGCCAAGCCCCCGGCGCAGGGCGGCGACGAAACGACGTACCTGAACGCCTTCCTCGACGCACGCGTCTGGGCGATGAAGCAGGAGGAGGCGCACAGCGACACGAGCCGGGTCGACACCGCCCAACGCGTCTTCCTGCGTCAGGGCAACTTCGACCTGAACCCGCCACTGGACTGGAAGGTCTACGGGGACAGCTACCACATCGGCTGAGACAGGTGAGGTGACGGCCCGGTGTCACAGCACCGGGCCGTTTCGGCAGAGCGTGTTTGCCGTCGAAGCGAGCGGTAACGCGTTGTCCATGAGTGAATCGAACGAGAAGACGAACCAAGATTCCGTGAGCACGCAGGCCACGGCGGCGAAGGCCCGCCGTACCACGGCGAAGGCCACCGCCCCGGCGTCCAAGGCGGCGAAGAAGACGGCCGCCAAGACGGATGACGCTGCGTCAGCGGGCAAGGAGGCGGCGCAGCGGACGGCCAGGACGGCGAGTGGGGCCGCGCACACCGCCGCCAAGAGCGTCGAGTCCGGTCGCCAGACCGTCATCGCCGCCTCGGGGCAGGCCGCGGCCGTCGCCAAGACGGCCTGGACGGTGATAGCCCAGCGAAAGCTCATCGCCGCGGGTGTGGGTGCCGGCCTGACCGCGCTGACCGCGACGTCGTACGCAGCCGGCCGACGCGCCGGGCGGCACGTGCACGGTCCGATCACCCGCTTGACCGGCGGACGGATCTGACGGGTCACAGGCAGACGCGGAGACGTCCCTTCGCGGCAGGGGCGTACCGACTGATGGTCACGGCCTCTGCGACAGCAGGTCGTTGAGACGTGCGCCCGCCGCCCACCGTCGCAGAGCGGACCCGTCGAGCAGGCGGATCGTCTCCTCCCTCCGAGCCCATCGGATGTCCCGGGCGGTGAAGACACCGCGATGGATGACCAGGCGCAGGGGTGATTCCCGGTCCCCGCGGTGCGGGTGAGGATGCGGCGCGTCCTCGTCGGGGAGGGGTTCCGCCACCGGCCGGAAGGCCACGTCGATCCGACGGCCGGCCGCGTCCCGGGCGCACAGACGCGGCCGGTCCGGTGCGGGCATCAGCCGCACCCGCCACCCGTCCCGGCGCAGCATCCGCGCCACCGCCAACGCGAGTCCCTGGGTGTCGAGTTCGAGCAGCTCGTCCGCGGTGTAGTAGCCGATCCGCCGACGAGCGCCAGGGCGTCCGTGCCGTATCACGGCCGTGACCACCAGGACCAGGAACGCCACACCGACGACAGGGGCGACGATCCCGGCAACGCGGTATCCCGCGGCGAGCACGGCGGCCACCGCGCACACGGCTGCCACGACACCGGCGAAAGCGGGCAGCACGTCGCGGAACCTGGGCCCGTAGCGCCCCTGAGCCCGCAGCGCGCGCACCACATGGTGCCTCTGTGATCGGCGTGACGGGACGAGGCCGGACGTCCACGATAGGCGTGCCACAGCCCAGCCCTCCCCATGCCGCCTGTCTCCACCCGTGACTTCACGGATACCCAGTGCGCGGCCAAGTGCCTTGAAAGCAGGGGGGATTCGGCCACGCGTACCCGGCGCACGGAAGCGTCAGGGGGCGCGAAGGTGTCGTGACTCCCCCTTCTCCACACTTGTCGCGAGCGCACACGC
Encoded proteins:
- a CDS encoding sensor histidine kinase — encoded protein: MGAAWIGRRLTVQGWFFLVLAVMTLLVVVGSVVGATLLGRTAEVGDQLLRRIQPAQTEAYRLQAAQVNQETGIRGYAIAADRQFLDPYTQGKQDEAASAARLHEFIGDRPGLVADLKAIESQAADWRRTYAEPLAVSVTPGRPKPLDQLKADQGKKEFDRLRTLWNKQNTDLAKAVEDGRSHLAHERKVRDSVLAGMVAAFLFSGVACAVLVRVLVTRPLEALGTASRRVAGGDFAYVITGGGPADLIAVANAVEGMRWHVVAELEASREQEQELSRQAADLDAQAEELRRSNAELEQFAYVASHDLQEPLRKVASFCQLLEKRYGDTLDDRGRQYVDFAVDGARRMQVLINDLLTFSRVGRVNDARVPVGLDQALDKALANLGTAVEESGARVDRPEQLPEVVGDPTLLAMLWQNLVGNALKFRDPDRPPHVSITCGTDPDDPGSLLIAVTDNGIGIPEPFREKVFIIFQRLHGRDAYGGTGIGLALCKKIVEQHGGRIWIDTVHTDGTRFCFTLPSITESPEASGIGTEEKALT
- a CDS encoding PP2C family protein-serine/threonine phosphatase; its protein translation is MISGTGAAELVSATAAGAETAWEHWEPSVLLVEDDPGDALLVEELVADGAVKMRLRWVRSMTEAAEVLATETPDCVLLDLHLPDAHGLELVSLVQGLAEQVAIVVLTGLAEEQTGLAAVAAGAQDYLVKGRVEPELFGRAVRYAIQRKQTEQAAVALQAGALQAQENARLERGLLPRPLLRAEGVQVVARYRPGRAQTLLGGDFYDIVQSADGTLHALIGDVSGHGPDEAALGVALRIAWRTLVLSGITGAQQMARLEELLMAERARDEVFATLVTLAAVPGEQQAHVVRAGHHGLLQRTGTDVEWVEVPGGPALGMVPGGARWPTAQLPVPAGASVVLFTDGLFEGHVSRGPERLGEEGLLALAREGAALDAEAFVDRLIEKAESLAEARGGLADDVAVVHLNWN
- a CDS encoding response regulator, yielding MTSPAANPIDVLLVEDDPGDELMTREAFEDNKIGNTLHVVRDGEEALDFLYRRGDHTDAPQPDLILLDLNLPKYDGRQVLEEIKSDPELSHIPVVVLTTSSAEEDILRSYKLHANAYVTKPVDLDQFIAAVRQIDDFFVQVVRLPRHF
- a CDS encoding glycoside hydrolase family 16 protein, which gives rise to MGSHAAPHHHKRILVMVSSLLLVGGGLLGLPRADGAPAPADACGTTAAHLPRGDCGPFWQVLAEDFNGDRVPLGSFSDCEHDVDTSAAYCAGLKGTYRDNWWAYPTGWPDTAAGRGRDVVGVYHPEDTVSVGPAANGDGRMSVRMWRPADGGPVHAAALVPRAVMQMKYGKYSARIKVTKLAPGYKSAWLHYGGGCEMDHPEGEWTGSLSSFHHPCGGGEQGYFPGSDDWTRWHTVSTEWTPGHVRFFVDGRQTGHDTRDVPDRPLSWVLQNESALEGPGAAPGSSAQLDITWVAAYAYGWK
- a CDS encoding chitosanase, translated to MGAATCGALFGPSRAAAAPAAAAGLDDPAKKEIAMKLVSSAENSSLDWKAQYKYIEDIGDGRGYTAGIIGFCSGTGDMLDLVELYTDRKPGNVLARYLPALRRVDGSDSHDGLDPNFPGDWRKAARDAAFQQAQNDERDRVYFNPAVRQGKADGLRVLGQFAYYDAIVMHGDGGDATSFSSIRRRALRQAKPPAQGGDETTYLNAFLDARVWAMKQEEAHSDTSRVDTAQRVFLRQGNFDLNPPLDWKVYGDSYHIG